Within the Corynebacterium tuberculostearicum genome, the region GCTGCGCTCTGCTTGCTCGATTCGCGCTCCGGCACTAGCCGCGCAGGCGGCGTATTCACCCCGGCCACCGGACTTGGAAAGCCCTATCTGCAGCGGCTTTCCGCCCACGGCATGTCTTTTACCGCCGCTCGGATGAACTAGCGCAGAATCATAGTGCGCAAGGTGGTGCGGGCGATAAGCTCGCGGCCTTGCCGCATCTCGACGCTCCACACATGGGTGCGGCCGCCTAGCTGGACCGGCGTGGCCACGGCTTCTAACTCGCCCTCGCCTGTGGAGCGAATGAAGTCGCTGGAGTTATTGACGCCGACTGCGGGGGCGTCGGCAGCCGCCACGCTGGCAATGGAGGCCACGGTTTCTGCGATGGAGCAATACAACCCGCCGTTGGCTACTCCCCAAGGTTGGTGATGCTCAGGCAGCACCTGCAGCTTCGCACGGGCCTCGCGCGGGCCCACGTGGGTGAACAGCAGTCCTAGCAATTCCGCAAGGCCGCCGTTTAAGGCATTGAGAGACTCCAGTTCTTCTGCGTTGAGCACTCGCGTGTGCGCGAGGTGGAGCAAGTCATTGAGTTTCTGCGTATCCGACATAGTCCACCAGCCTAGCCATTGATGCCAGCCTCGCAGCCTATTGACGTAGGATAGGTAGCATGACTGATAAGAAAGAACTTGCTCAGATTGGCGTCGTGGGATTGGCGGTCATGGGCTCTAATTTGGCCCGTAACTTTGCCCGCAACGGCAATACCGTAGCGGTGTATAACCGCAGCCCTGAAAAGACTCATGCACTCATTGAGGGCCACGGTGAGGAAGGCAACTTTGTGCCCTCGGAAACCATCGAAGACTTTGTGGCTTCCTTGGAGCGCCCGCGCAAGGCAATCATTATGGTCAAGGCTGGCAAGGCCACCGATGCCGTCATCGATCAGCTGGCCGAGGTCATGGATGATGGCGATATCATCATCGACGGCGGCAATGCCTTGTTCACTGACACCATTCGCCGCGAGAAGGACGTAGCCGCCCGCGGCAAGCACTTCGTCGGTGCCGGAATCTCCGGTGGCGAGGAGGGCGCACTCAATGGTCCGGCCATCATGCCCGGCGGCCCCAAGGAGTCGTGGGAGACCCTCGGCCCGATTCTTGAGTCCATCGCTGCCAACGTGGACGGCACTCCGTGTGTCACCCACATTGGTGCAGACGGCGCCGGCCACTTTGTCAAGATGGTCCACAATGGCATCGAGTATGCCGATATGCAGGTCATCGGCGAGGCCTATCAGCTGCTGCGCTATGGCGCGGGCATGGAGCCGGCCGAGATCGCAGAGGTATTCCGCGAATGGAACTCCGGCGACCTTGATTCCTACCTCATTGAAATCACCGCCGAGGTTCTGGCCCAAAAGGATCCGGAGACTGGCGCCCCGCTGGTCGACATCATCGTGGACGCCGCCGGCCAGAAGGGCACCGGCCGCTGGACTGCCATCAATGGATTGGAACTCGGCGTTCCGATTACCGGTATTGCCGAATCCGTCTTCGCCCGCGCGCTGTCCTCATCCACCGCGCAGCGCAGTGCCGCCCAAGAAGGTCAGCTTCCCGCCGGCACCATCAAGGCGCTCGACGTGGACAAGGCCGAGTTCATCGAGGATGTGCGCCGCGCGCTCTATGCCGCCAAGCTCATTGCCTACTCCCAAGGCTTTGACGAGATTAAGGCCGGGTCCGAAGAATTCGGTTGGGACGTTGACCCGCGCGATCTAGCAACCATCTGGCGCGGCGGCTGCATCATCCGCGCCAAGTTCTTGGATCGCATCCGCGCAGCCTACGACAATAATGCGGATCTGCCCGCCCTCATTCTCGACCCCTACTTCAAGGGCGAGCTGGAAGACCTCATCGACCCTTGGCGCCGCGTGGTCGTCGCCGCTACCCAGCTGGGACTTCCGGCACCGGTCTTTGCCTCGTCCCTCTCCTACTACGACAGCCTGCGTGCCGAGCGCCTGCCGGCTGCTCTCATTCAGGGCCAGCGCGATTTCTTCGGCGCCCACACCTTCAAGCGCACCGACAAGCCGGGTACCTTCCACATTGAGTGGTCCGGTGACCGCAGCCTGACCCAGACCGACTAGATTCGCAGTCACGTGATCAGGGGCCCTTCGGGGCCCCTTTTTACTTTCCCAAGCAGGTCTTTCTTGTTGAATGCGGCGATCCGCCACGCTGCCGATAGGATGGGAAAGCGATGACTACCTTTGCCGATCTCGGCCTTCCCCAGCGCCTGGTGCACGTCCTGCACAACGAAGGCATTACCGAACCGTTTCCTATTCAAAAAGCCGCGATTCCCGACGCCCTCGCAGGCAAAGACGTCCTCGGCCGCGGCCCTACCGGGTCAGGCAAGACCTATACCTTTGGCCTGCCCATGCTCGCCCGCCTTGCCGGAACCGGTGCGTCCAAGCCTGCTCATCCCCGTGCGCTCATCCTCGCCCCCACCCGCGAGTTAGCTACTCAGATTCACCAGCGCCTTGATGAACCTGCGGCAACGCTGGGCTTAAGAGTGCTCGCTGTCGTGGGCGGG harbors:
- a CDS encoding PaaI family thioesterase; translation: MSDTQKLNDLLHLAHTRVLNAEELESLNALNGGLAELLGLLFTHVGPREARAKLQVLPEHHQPWGVANGGLYCSIAETVASIASVAAADAPAVGVNNSSDFIRSTGEGELEAVATPVQLGGRTHVWSVEMRQGRELIARTTLRTMILR
- the gndA gene encoding NADP-dependent phosphogluconate dehydrogenase, with translation MTDKKELAQIGVVGLAVMGSNLARNFARNGNTVAVYNRSPEKTHALIEGHGEEGNFVPSETIEDFVASLERPRKAIIMVKAGKATDAVIDQLAEVMDDGDIIIDGGNALFTDTIRREKDVAARGKHFVGAGISGGEEGALNGPAIMPGGPKESWETLGPILESIAANVDGTPCVTHIGADGAGHFVKMVHNGIEYADMQVIGEAYQLLRYGAGMEPAEIAEVFREWNSGDLDSYLIEITAEVLAQKDPETGAPLVDIIVDAAGQKGTGRWTAINGLELGVPITGIAESVFARALSSSTAQRSAAQEGQLPAGTIKALDVDKAEFIEDVRRALYAAKLIAYSQGFDEIKAGSEEFGWDVDPRDLATIWRGGCIIRAKFLDRIRAAYDNNADLPALILDPYFKGELEDLIDPWRRVVVAATQLGLPAPVFASSLSYYDSLRAERLPAALIQGQRDFFGAHTFKRTDKPGTFHIEWSGDRSLTQTD